One genomic segment of Nonomuraea coxensis DSM 45129 includes these proteins:
- a CDS encoding acyltransferase family protein: protein MVDAARALCIVVVTLWHWTLSVTHRTAAGNLTMPNPIHAVPGGWLATWVLQIMPVFFLVGGYANLVGRQRAQARGTTAGRFVRTRLRRLLRPTAAWALVWLAGELIAAALPGSHRWMWEWFPGYLTPLWFLAVYGLLIATVPITASLNDRYGARVLAALVLLIALGSVAHRGAGLTWAGWATAALVWLFCHQLGYAWRSWELGRRPLAQRLAVAGTGLAGLVGLTAVAGYPASMVSTAGVASNIFPTNAAIAALAVFQLGLLVLITPAAERLLRRPAVWKPVVALNVGALTVFLWHMTAYLVVLWVYEGLGGTLPAEPTARWWAQRWLWLVAPSVVMAVLVVLFLRVELAARRPSSPRS, encoded by the coding sequence GTGGTCGACGCCGCCCGCGCGCTGTGCATCGTGGTCGTCACCCTCTGGCACTGGACGTTGTCGGTCACCCACCGCACCGCCGCCGGCAACCTGACCATGCCGAACCCGATCCACGCCGTGCCCGGCGGCTGGCTCGCCACCTGGGTGCTGCAGATCATGCCGGTGTTCTTCCTGGTCGGCGGGTACGCCAACCTGGTCGGCCGGCAACGGGCCCAGGCACGTGGGACGACCGCCGGCCGGTTCGTCCGAACCCGGCTGCGCCGGCTGCTCCGGCCGACCGCCGCCTGGGCCCTGGTCTGGCTCGCCGGCGAGCTGATCGCGGCTGCCCTGCCGGGCTCCCACCGATGGATGTGGGAGTGGTTCCCCGGTTACCTGACGCCGCTGTGGTTCCTGGCCGTGTACGGCCTGCTGATCGCCACGGTGCCGATCACCGCGAGCCTGAACGACCGCTACGGAGCCAGGGTCCTGGCAGCGCTCGTCCTGCTGATCGCCCTCGGCAGCGTGGCGCACCGCGGCGCCGGCCTGACCTGGGCGGGCTGGGCGACCGCCGCCCTGGTGTGGCTGTTCTGCCACCAGCTCGGCTACGCCTGGCGCAGCTGGGAGCTGGGACGGCGGCCGCTGGCGCAACGGCTCGCGGTCGCCGGAACCGGACTGGCCGGTCTGGTCGGGCTGACAGCGGTAGCGGGCTACCCCGCCTCGATGGTGTCCACCGCCGGCGTCGCATCCAACATCTTCCCGACCAACGCCGCCATCGCCGCCCTGGCCGTCTTCCAGCTCGGGCTGCTGGTCCTGATCACGCCGGCCGCCGAACGCCTGCTGCGCCGCCCGGCCGTCTGGAAGCCGGTGGTGGCGCTCAACGTGGGCGCGCTGACCGTCTTCCTCTGGCACATGACCGCGTACCTGGTGGTGCTGTGGGTCTATGAGGGGCTGGGCGGCACCCTGCCGGCGGAGCCGACCGCCCGCTGGTGGGCCCAGCGCTGGCTGTGGCTCGTGGCCCCGTCGGTCGTGATGGCTGTGCTGGTGGTGCTGTTCCTCCGCGTCGAACTTGCCGCCCGCCGGCCCTCGTCTCCGAGGTCGTGA